A window of the Helianthus annuus cultivar XRQ/B chromosome 4, HanXRQr2.0-SUNRISE, whole genome shotgun sequence genome harbors these coding sequences:
- the LOC110938218 gene encoding delta(12) fatty acid desaturase DES8.11, with protein MGAGGRMSDPSEGKNILERVPIDPPFTLSDLKKAIPAHCFERSVIRSSYYVVHDLIVAYVFYFLANTYIPLLPTPWAYLAWPVYWFCQASILTGLWVIGHECGHHAYSDYQLIDDIVGFVLHSALYTPYFSWKYSHRNHHANTNSLDNDEVYIPKRKAKVAVYSKLLNNPPGRVFTLVFRLTLGFPLYLLTNISGKKYGRFANHFDPLSPIFTERERIQVVISDIGILAVLYATKLLVEAKGAAWVTCMYLIPVLGVHMFFVLITYLHHTHLSLPHYDSTEWNWIRGALSTIDRDFGFLNRVFHDVTHTHVLHHLISYIPHYHAKEARDAIKPVLGEFYKIDRTPIFKAMWREAKECIYIEPDEDSEHKGTYWYHKM; from the coding sequence ATGGGTGCAGGTGGCCGGATGTCAGACCCATCTGAGGGCAAAAACATCCTCGAACGTGTCCCCATTGATCCACCATTCACTCTAAGTGATCTAAAGAAAGCAATCCCTGCTCACTGCTTCGAACGATCTGTCATCCGTTCATCTTACTATGTTGTTCATGACCTCATTGTGGCCTATGTCTTTTACTTCCTTGCCAACACATATATCCCTCTTCTACCTACCCCGTGGGCTTACTTAGCATGGCCGGTTTACTGGTTTTGTCAAGCTAGCATCCTCACTGGGCTATGGGTCATCGGTCACGAATGTGGTCACCACGCCTATAGTGACTACCAATTGATTGATGACATTGTTGGGTTCGTCCTCCATTCAGCTCTCTATACCCCTTATTTCTCTTGGAAATACAGCCATCGGAACCACCACGCCAACACGAATTCGCTTGATAACGATGAAGTTTACATTCCTAAACGCAAGGCCAAAGTTGCAGTTTACTCAAAGCTTCTTAACAATCCCCCTGGTCGAGTGTTCACTTTGGTTTTCAGGTTAACTCTAGGGTTTCCTTTGTACCTCTTGACTAACATTTCTGGCAAGAAATACGGGAGGTTCGCCAACCACTTTGATCCACTAAGTCCGATTTTCACTGAGCGTGAAAGGATTCAGGTTGTTATATCTGATATTGGTATTCTCGCGGTTTTGTATGCAACTAAACTACTTGTAGAAGCGAAGGGGGCAGCTTGGGTGACATGCATGTATTTAATTCCGGTGCTAGGTGTACACATGTTTTTCGTGTTGATCACGTATTTGCACCACACCCATCTCTCTTTACCTCATTATGATTCAACCGAATGGAACTGGATCAGAGGGGCATTATCGACAATTGATAGGGATTTTGGATTCCTGAATAGGGTTTTCCATGATGTCACCCACACTCACGTCTTGCATCATCTGATCTCCTACATTCCACATTATCATGCAAAGGAGGCAAGAGACGCAATCAAGCCAGTCTTGGGTGAGTTTTATAAGATCGATAGGACCCCTATTTTCAAGGCGATGTGGAGAGAGGCCAAGGAATGCATCTACATCGAACCGGATGAAGATAGCGAACACAAAGGCACATATTGGTACCATAAAATGTAA
- the LOC110938220 gene encoding delta(12) fatty acid desaturase DES8.11-like, with protein MGAGGRMSDPSEGKNILERVPIDPPFTLSDLKKAIPAHCFERSVIRSSYYVVHDLIVAYVFYFLANTYIPLLPTPWAYLAWPVYWFCQASILTGLWVIGHECGHHAYSDYQLIDDIVGFVLHSALYTPYFSWKYSHRNHHANTNSLDNDEVYIPKRKAKVAVYSKLLNNPPGRVFTLVFRLTLGFPLYLLTNISGKKYGRFANHFDPLSPIFTERERIQVVISDIGILAVLYATKLLVEAKGAAWVTCMYLIPVLGVHMFFVLITYLHHTHLSLPHYDSSEWNWIRGALSTIDRDFGFLNRVFHDVTHTHVLHHLISYIPHYHAKEARDAIKPVLGEFYKIDRTPIFKAMWREAKECIYIEPDEDSEHKGTYWYHKM; from the coding sequence ATGGGTGCAGGTGGCCGGATGTCAGACCCATCTGAGGGCAAAAACATCCTCGAACGTGTCCCCATTGATCCACCATTCACTCTAAGTGATCTAAAGAAAGCAATCCCTGCTCACTGCTTCGAACGATCTGTCATCCGTTCATCTTACTATGTTGTTCATGACCTCATTGTGGCCTATGTCTTTTACTTCCTTGCCAACACATACATCCCTCTTCTTCCTACCCCGTGGGCTTACTTAGCATGGCCGGTTTACTGGTTTTGTCAAGCTAGCATCCTCACTGGGCTATGGGTCATCGGTCACGAATGTGGTCACCACGCCTATAGTGACTACCAATTGATTGATGACATTGTTGGCTTCGTCCTCCATTCAGCTCTCTATACCCCTTATTTCTCTTGGAAATACAGCCATCGGAACCACCACGCCAACACGAATTCGCTTGACAACGATGAAGTTTACATTCCTAAACGCAAGGCCAAAGTTGCAGTTTACTCAAAGCTTCTTAACAATCCCCCTGGTCGAGTGTTCACTTTGGTTTTCAGGTTAACTCTAGGGTTTCCTTTGTACCTATTGACTAACATTTCTGGCAAGAAATACGGGAGGTTCGCCAACCACTTTGATCCACTAAGTCCGATTTTCACTGAGCGTGAAAGGATTCAGGTTGTTATATCTGATATTGGTATTCTCGCGGTTTTGTATGCAACTAAGCTACTTGTAGAAGCGAAGGGGGCGGCTTGGGTGACATGCATGTATTTAATTCCGGTGCTAGGTGTACACATGTTTTTCGTGTTGATCACGTATTTGCACCACACCCATCTATCTTTACCTCATTATGATTCATCCGAATGGAACTGGATTAGAGGGGCATTATCGACAATTGATAGGGATTTCGGGTTCCTGAATAGGGTTTTCCATGATGTCACCCACACTCACGTGTTGCATCATTTGATCTCCTATATTCCACATTATCATGCAAAGGAGGCAAGAGACGCAATCAAGCCAGTCTTGGGCGAGTTTTATAAGATCGATAGGACCCCTATTTTCAAGGCGATGTGGAGAGAGGCCAAGGAATGCATCTACATCGAACCAGATGAAGATAGCGAACACAAAGGCACATATTGGTACCATAAAATGTAA
- the LOC118491249 gene encoding protein argonaute-2-like, with the protein MESLHSFLVFFSLTMVVFIIEARPDSGEYWQNLIFQKSDSVSPFEGNKAHCHTLKETTLKASSFEDESPYGNIKDKDHEDITHLNEKKAFNTDFEPRPSATSYVTGVSDKKSYDTKFEPRPSATSYVTGLNGKKTFNIDFEPRPSATSYVTGLNGKKTFDTGFEPRPSATSYVTGLNGKKTFNIEFEPRPSATSYVTGENGKKTFDTGFEPRPSATSYVTGLNGKKTFDTGFEPRPSATSYVAGLNGKKTFNIDFKPRPSATSYVAGQNGMKTSDTNFEPRPSATSYVTGLNGKKTFDTGFEPRPSATSYVAGQNGKKTFNIDFIPRPSATSYVAGQNGMKTSDTNFEPRPSATVYDNRVNTKDNAPFDKDLEPRPSATSYDI; encoded by the exons ATGGAGTCGTTACATTCTTTCCTAGTTTTCTTTTCACTCACTATG GTCGTTTTCATCATAGAGGCTAGACCAGATTCAGGAGAATACTGGCAGAACTTAATATTTCAAAAGAGTGATTCAGTGTCACCTTTTGAGGGAAATAAAGCTCATTGTCACACGTTGAAGGAGACAACACTCAAAGCTTCTAGTTTTGAGGATGAAAGTCCATATGGCAACATAAAAGATAAAGATCATGAAGACATAACACACTTAAATGAGAAGAAAGCTTTCAATACAGACTTTGAACCGAGGCCCAGTGCTACAAGTTATGTAACTGGTGTAAGTGACAAGAAATCCTATGATACAAAATTTGAACCGAGACCAAGTGCTACAAGCTATGTAACCGGTCTAAATGGTAAGAAAACTTTTAATATAGACTTTGAACCAAGACCAAGTGCTACAAGCTATGTAACTGGTCTAAATGGTAAGAAAACTTTTGACACGGGATTTGAACCAAGACCAAGTGCTACAAGCTATGTAACCGGTCTAAATGGTAAGAAAACTTTTAATATAGAGTTTGAACCAAGACCAAGTGCTACAAGCTATGTAACTGGTGAAAATGGTAAGAAAACTTTTGACACGGGATTTGAACCGAGACCAAGTGCTACAAGCTATGTAACTGGTCTAAATGGTAAGAAAACTTTTGACACGGGATTTGAACCAAGACCCAGTGCTACAAGCTATGTTGCTGGTCTAAATGGTAAGAAAACTTTCAATATAGACTTTAAACCTAGACCCAGTGCCACAAGTTATGTAGCTGGTCAAAATGGCATGAAAACGTCTGATACAAACTTTGAGCCGAGACCAAGTGCTACAAGCTATGTAACTGGTCTAAATGGTAAGAAAACCTTTGACACGGGATTTGAACCAAGACCCAGTGCAACAAGCTATGTTGCTGGTCAAAATGGTAAGAAAACTTTCAATATAGACTTTATACCTAGACCCAGTGCCACAAGTTATGTAGCTGGTCAAAATGGCATGAAAACGTCTGATACAAACTTTGAGCCGAGACCAAGTGCTACTGTTTATGATAACAGAGTAAACACAAAGGACAATGCACCTTTCGACAAAGACTTGGAACCAAGACCAAGTGCTACAAGTTACGATATATGA
- the LOC110938217 gene encoding protein argonaute-2, which translates to MESLPSFLVFFSLAMVVFIIEARPDSGECWQNLIVQKSEYRRSATDFEPRPSAISYVTGVSDKKSYDTKFEPRPSATSYVTGLNGKKTLNIDFEPRPSATSYVTSLNGKKTFDTGFEPRPSATNYVTGLKGKKTFNIDFEPRPSATSYVTGQNGKKTFDTGFEPRPSATSYVTGLNGKKPFGTEFEPRPSATSYVADLNGKKTFDTGFEPRPSATSYVSGLNGKKPFGTEFEPRPSATSYVAGLNGKKTFDTGFEPRPSATSYVTGLNGKKPFDTEFEPRPSATSYVAGINDKKTFNIDFKPRPNATSYVAGQNGMKTFDTNFEPRSSATVYDNRVNTKDNAPFDKDLKPRPSAISYDI; encoded by the exons ATGGAGTCGTTACCTTCTTTCCTAGTTTTCTTTTCACTCGCTATG GTCGTTTTCATCATAGAGGCTAGACCAGATTCAGGAGAATGCTGGCAAAACTTAATTGTTCAAAAGAGTGAATACAGACGAAGTGCTACAGACTTTGAACCGAGGCCCAGTGCTATAAGCTATGTAACCGGTGTAAGTGACAAGAAATCCTATGATACAAAATTTGAACCAAGACCAAGTGCTACAAGCTATGTAACCGGTCTAAATGGTAAGAAAACTTTGAATATAGACTTTGAACCAAGACCAAGTGCAACAAGCTATGTAACTAGTCTAAATGGTAAGAAAACTTTTGACACGGGATTTGAACCGAGACCAAGTGCTACAAACTATGTAACCGGTCTAAAGGGTAAGAAAACTTTTAATATAGACTTTGAACCAAGACCAAGTGCTACAAGCTATGTAACTGGTCAAAATGGTAAGAAAACTTTTGATACGGGATTTGAACCGAGACCAAGTGCTACAAGTTATGTAACTGGTCTAAATGGTAAGAAACCATTTGGCACAGAATTTGAACCAAGACCAAGTGCTACAAGTTATGTTGCTGATCTAAATGGTAAGAAAACTTTTGACACGGGATTTGAACCGAGACCAAGTGCTACAAGCTATGTATCTGGTCTAAATGGTAAGAAACCATTTGGCACAGAATTTGAACCAAGACCAAGTGCTACAAGTTATGTTGCTGGTCTAAATGGTAAGAAAACTTTTGACACGGGATTTGAACCGAGACCAAGTGCTACAAGCTATGTAACCGGTCTAAATGGTAAGAAACCATTTGACACAGAATTTGAACCAAGACCAAGTGCTACAAGTTATGTTGCTGGTATAAATGATAAGAAAACTTTCAATATAGACTTTAAACCTAGACCCAATGCCACAAGTTATGTAGCTGGTCAAAATGGCATGAAAACTTTCGATACAAACTTTGAGCCGAGATCAAGTGCTACTGTTTACGATAACAGAGTAAACACAAAAGACAATGCACCTTTCGATAAAGACTTGAAACCAAGACCAAGTGCTATAAGTTATGATATATGA